aaatgcgatacaaataaaaaataaataagaagcAAGTTCAGTGACAAAACGAAGTTAAATATCTAGGTGTATTGCTAGATAAACGATTAACCctaaaaaaacatattaactGCAGAATACAGAACGCCAATAAAGCCTCGAGATCCTTGCATTGCTTTACAAACCGAAAATcgaaattaagaaaaattaaataagcTCCTACTTTTCAAATCCATCATTCGACCAATTCGATTACTGTATGCGCTCCCGTATTGGACAAAAAGTGCTAAAACTTTCCTAAAAATGCTACAAGTAGTccaaaattcattaaaaattaaaaaaaataacattattaAACAAAGTACTTGCGACATACACATAAAGACAAATATGATTAGAATCATACTGTATGCTGAACACCtattacaaaaatataagGAAAAGTGTGCGGCTAGCCATTGGAGACTGGTAAGCAGGTTAAAGCATTAATAATATACCACATTGTTAGTTAGATTAagtagaatagaatagaatagcaTTAGACCAATTTTTATAGACTTCTGCTCTTAAGTTTAGTCACTGTGaccaggttttttttgtaattttttcccTGCCGTACATAACCCAAATAAATGAACATCgtcatgaaataaaaaaaataataacgctAAGATATTGCGGAAAGGACTAATAGTCCAAAACCAATAATATATGTCTCGTTTATAATTGTATGTAATAAATAGGAAATaagttactactactactactactcagTTTATTGATGAGTGTATCGATTATACGCAGTGGGTagcagtggcggatcaatccccttggaggcccctGGGTGGAATGATAAATAGAGCCtctaaaatttaaaaagtttgaactttaaaaatttaaagtttGGATGAGGGGGTGGTGGTATGAGCGAATTAAAAGCATTGTATACGGGAAGGGGAGTATTCCGAGATAACACGTTGTCGCGTCATGGCAACGCAAAGTTACGGTAGCTTGAATAAAATTCAACTCGATTATGCAACCTAAATTTAAGAAGAACTTCATCGGTATCAAAGTTCTTAGTTTAGACGcaaatataattaaaacaggaataattaaaaatatgattcATAATCATATTTCCATTTGAGGATACaagaatctttgaggattaaGGGCGATGAGGGCTCGTAGAATCCTTTCCTCTTGCCTTTGTAACCATATTCTTGACATAAGTAATGCACAAATAAACActtgttgttattttaaacaatttgttaaacttaattgttaattgttttgttaaacaatTTGTTCTTATCTTTAGATTGCTGACGATAACAATAGCATAATAAGATGCAGCTTGAGCAGAATTCCTGTAAACTTTTTTATAGACTCAGGTGCATCAGTAAACACAGTAACTGATGAAGTGTGGGAAAAAACTCAAGCAAGTGAAAGTTATGTTGAATCACACAACTTTTGATTGCCATCGTCGTATCACAGCGTATGCAAGCAATGAACCCCAACGAGTGATCGACGTATCAGTCAGCTTCTATAAACACTTAGAAGTTACTTAGTTCACGTAGTTACTTAGAATTCCTTGTAGATCAACGGAGCAAAAAATCGCTTCTTGATAAAACTACGGCAGAGGAGTTAAAAGTTTTAAAAGTGTGTTTAGATGTGCAGCGTTTAGAGGCAAACAAGACACAATTTGCTAAATTTCCTAATGTCATGATCCAATTATCCATTATCAAGGATATATCCCCAAGGAAAGTAGCATATATTAGGATCCCTCTTACCTTGGAAAAaacagtggaaaataaaattcggCAAATAATTGATTCCGATTTCATTGAACCGGTCGTTAGACCACTCATGATAGTGGGTGGTCTAAGGGCACAAATGATGTAAGGATATGTATAAACATGTATTATACTAATCATGCAATTCAACGTGAACAGTTCCTATTGCCGTTATTGACACGTTGCTGAATAAACTGTCAGGATGTGTTTTATTCTCTAAGCTGGATATTACTTGCACTTTCCATCAAGTGGAACTGCACCCAGAACCTAGAGGAATAAATATATTCATGACAATGAAAATGCTGATGAGGTATAAAAgacttaaaagaaaaaatgctGCTTTGAATAAGGACAAGCGTGTCATTGGAGTTACTGATCTTGAGATCCTTGGAAACAATAATAGTGCAGCAGGGATAGGTCCTTCCGAAAAAACTAGTTAAGGCGATAAAGAATTTTAGAAAACTAGAGACTAAAGCGGAGGTCCGAAGTTTTACAGGATTAGTAAACTTTGTATGCCGGTTTTTCGCTTTGCAAGTTCATGAGGGTAGAAGTCGATGTGTTTGGAAAGGAACAAAAAGATGCATTTGGCGACCTTCGTTTGAAACTTTCCAATACGGTTTGTAAGTTGGGGTTCTTCAAGCCGGAAGAACATACCGAGTTGTATGTCGATGCTTCCTCAGTTGGATTGGAAGCTGTTTTAGCTCTAAGAGAATAAAAAGGAGAATAACATATAATTAGTTTTACATCGAAAGAGTTGACGAAACCAGAGAAGGTACAACCTCAATCCCAACGTAAAGCTTTGGCAGTATCATGGACAGTGGAACGCTTTTACCCTTACTTATCCAGAATACAATTTACTACCTACCTATCACGGATCACATATACAGATCACAAAACATTAGAACATATCTTCGAGGGCAAGCATCGAGAGGGTAAATGGGCGTTATCCAGAGCGTAAGGTTGGGCACTGAGGCCCCAGCCATACAATTTCAGAGTAAAATACATCCCAGGTTCTTCGAATATCTCAGACATTTTATCCAGACTATGCCCTCAATCAGCGGGCGATAAGCCGTTTGATGGAGATTCTGAACGTTACGTGTTCGCAATTGGTGATGAGCCGTCAGCGATCACGTTAGATGAGTTTAGATTACAAACGACCAAAAACGAGACTTTTAGCAAAGTTGTAAACGCCATTCAACAACAGATGTGCTCCCCGGAATAGGCTCACTTTCAAGCGTTTATTAAAGAACTTGGTTTGATAGACGCAATTGTAGTAAGAGCTGATAGGATAATTCTCCCACCTAAACTGCGCTCAGAAGCATTACGCATATCTCAAGGGGCCAGGTGATGTTGGCACAATTTTAGTAGTGGTGGATTATTATAGAAGACATTTATATACATTATAGACATTTATAGGCCACAAATGATTGGGCTTGTACAAAGGAATAATAGAGGGATATTAAGAAGCTATGAAATACAAAAGCATCAAAGTCGGACTAGCGGGAAGCACTTAAAGATTTCGATCATATCACACCTCATTCAGTCACAGGAAATCCTCCATTTGAGCAGTTAACAGGCAGACCATTAAAAGATTTGTTGCCATCCATGAGAATAAAAACCGGATGGATACAAgatgaagaaacaaaagactCAGATGCGATTTATCAAATGAAAAGTAATATGTATGCAGATAAGACGAGAAAATCTAAACCATCAGAAATCGAAGAAGGAAATAAGTTAAGGGCTTGGAGTTATAACACCGAAAAACCAGAGCCAAGATTTGGTAACAAACAACTTAACTGCGGAGAAAATATCGTCAATGCATCTTTCACGCATATCAATGTTCGACCCTGTCGACTGCTGAGAACAATTCGACAACACGATATTAAAAGACAAATAAACTGAAAATTGATTTGCTTCATCAGGCAAATTGCTACAAACACTGTATCATTAATTGGTTTCGATTGGGAATTTCCTCCAATACAAACCAGACAACCACAATTGTTTCTGCTAAGCGCGCTTTTAGCCCGTTGCTTTCAAGACCACCTGGTGCCATTGTGATCTTTATAGGATTGGTCTTATTTTTCAATGAGCGGCTGTCTTTGGCTAGTTGAACCGCTAATCTTATCATCATTGGCGCTCATTATCATTCTTGCTGCATGAGATCCTAGTTCCTAGATCTAAGTCAAATTCAGGCTATGTACTAAACAAGGTAACTaactaattaaaaaactatctaatttatttcaaacaacCTTGCAAATACCCCATTGCGACTTGCCTCCAGCCATCAATGATCAcaacgtttttaaaaaatgctcagaaaatttaaaacaacaaagcgAATCGACGAATGTTTCAATATGagatgaagaaaataaacttttttttgaGAATAGAGAATTTTTTTAagaacttttttttactttgaaaAGACATATTTTTGTTAGGAGTATTATTTTGTATTATCAATCTTGAGGCGCCCTGAACAATGATTTTACTGTTCAATTTTGTTATGACGTCCCCAAGGCCCGGGGCCCTTGGCGGCCGTCAACCCAGTTTATTCCATATTACGAGTCTGAATATTGTAATACAGTTCTGTGATTTTGTCGCCTGCTTTGCCCTATCGTTTCCTTATTTTAAGTCATATTTTAAACCCCATGAATGCCAGCAAGTGAAGTTAAGATTAATGTTAACTCTCATTTCGTCTGATCTGGGGCCGGTGTTCGGCAAGGTAGCTTAAACCTTCGCAGTTTGCCCAGTTTCTAAATGATTTTAATGTGTTCTACCACCTGTATTTTTTGTGCTAAGTCAATTTAAATGATTattcataaatattgttttcaattttatcaTGTATAGATTGTGCTTATCAAGAATAAAAATCTCGTCGCATGCGCACGTCGCTTATAGTTACTTGTCGCATTTTAGCTTTTTTCCATCATAATTGTAAAAATCCTATCCATCATAATTGTGAAAATCTATAATTGTGAAAgaacgcaaacgcaaacataaacaatatGAGGCGTTGAAGAACGCAAAGCATTGTAAGCATTAAGCAGCTAAGTAAGcattagggctcattcaattattacgtaacgcaaaaattgttaattttcgaccccctccccccctattgtaacaaaacgtaacactggacgcaactcccctccattaattacgtaccACTTCattgaccccccccccccccttcctgctttgtttaaaaaaacgaaattttCTAAGTAATTCCAAAGTATTTCGgcaaatgcaaaacgaaacaaactgcctaataaatttactactcaagCCAACCTAACTTGCTTGATCggtgctaataatttgaagcagttttagaacatttttcaatctatctatctacttCATTagccatgtttgttttcaggctgtccgtatctttcatcaatataattggtATCATTAGCATGTATCAAGTTAACTTAAacaaggttggataggttctggataaagatattaatttccggaagacgcttcgtatacaagtcttcaacaccacagatcccaaacgaagggTTCATTCACTAATCGTCCAATTAAAAAGGTTAAAAAGCTCGTTTCAGAGTTTACGATACATAGCACTATGGCGAATTGATGTAATCTAATAAGTaaaagaattcgtacgtaaattaattatcagtactattcctttcttatttatctagcaacctttcttttgcctagttgtcttctgttaattctcattattcattcacctttttcagctgattaaataatttataaaacacagattcaaaggattaaaaaaaaaatggcgaaagtataaatacatttgttggtaaaattgatttagtgaataattttcagttgaacgaagctgggagtatatagaacttatatcgCTCTAGTTAttacatacgcctgtgagaTATGTAATTTATCCAAAACTGAcaaaaccctcttagccgcgtttgAGAGGatgatgctcagaaggttttttggccccgtatgcgtggaaggacaatggagccgctacaatgatgagctctatgagttgtacggcgaacctaccgtcgtacagcggattagaccAGCCTGAGCTCCGATGGGCTGggcacgtcatgagaatgacaccggacgacacTATCCAAAACGTccgttttaggtcgtcctcatGGGCAGAGGAGGCTTGCTAGGCCAAGACTACGAAAcgccggaaaactcaaaactcaaacccattgtTGTCATTTAACACCCAATTGaacatcattaatttagaGTGTcaacaaaaattgcatttggttAGGAAAAAACCGGTTACATTGAATTGAGATAtgcatcgtaaaattcagcaccatTAAATTCAACTATTTTAGCTGGTACGCTTACTTCAAACACGGCCATACAAGTACCGATCGTGATGCAGTATGTTATAGTTGTTGAAAGTTGATCATTGATAAATGATATTGAATAATGAACTgatgttttataattttgaacattaatttggatATATATGTCAGTAGATTGTAAAATTTTTACTATATTCTGAGACGAATTAAAGATGTGCAATGGGTATATAGGGTTTATGTTACAATGGGTATAAACTGCATCCACTAATACACACTGGAACTCAAAATCACCATCACAGTAAACATCAGTATCAATGAGTTGGTATCAGTAGATATAAAAAAACTTGATctttaaacaatcaacaagtagatagataacatggaatttgtataccaatccctaaaataagtcaatttttcatacatatactatgaagcgggaatctaaTTATAATCTTATGgcatgttacgtaacaaaaagtccCCCCTatttaacaaatcgtaacgtaGGTACGCAGGTTTCATGTTTAATAACATTTTCTGTGGCTCTTCCCCGTTCCCCGTGTGTTAATGATCTAAGTGTTTTGGTTGTCTTGAGGGCTAGTAGAACTCTCGGTAAGTTATGTCGTTTGGCTTCGGATTTTCGTGATCTCGAGTGCCTAAGGTCGCTTTACTACAGTAAGCCTCGGTGATCTGGTCACCGACTGGTACCACAGCTGCGACTCGAGTTGAGCGGGTTCCGTCGCTTTCCTTCTCTTCAACTCCACCGAGGATCCTTCTTTCCTCTGTTTACATTTATGTCCCGGGGTATTGACATCGCCCTCGTCCTCTCCTTTTCATCGGGACACGGCGCACAGCTGCGGGCGCGAATGACCCTCTACTACGCGCTCTTCGTGCCTTTAACTCCTCTTCAGACCTATTTGACTTTTCCCTTTCCTCTGCCGCTTTTCGTCCTCATCTCCACTCCTCCTCCTTTACTCTTTTGGATTGTCCTTGACCTCTTTTTTCCTTATATATTTAGAAGTAAGTTAGTTATTAAGAATAATTGTGTAGCAAGATTTGCAGACAATggaataaaatacaaatacaaatacacaTTATTATcgcaatgaaaataataagcAATTGTACTGATTTTCCTAAACATAGTTTAACAAATAGAGTTTAAACCACAATTAAAAACAGAGTATACATACTCGACAGAACCGTTTGGATCCTCTGAGCTACATACTACTCAACCAAACCGTCTTCTCATTACAAAAGCTTTGAGTGTCCCCTTACCCAAGGGAATGCCTCAATTTTTCCTACGTTTCCGAGTGAGAAGAATTTCCGAATTTCTTATGATCGCCTGGACGATCAATAGCATATGAAGTAATTGGATATCttataaagaaaaatatctACGTGTGTGTTCCCGGCATGCATAATAGTATGCGAACGAAGCTATATTATATATGATATATTACACAACGAACAGCATACAAAATTATAGCAGTACCAAAAATTCTATGATCTTCATATGGTGTTTAGATCCAATAACAGTCAATACCCGAGATACGTGGTTCTCGacatacgcggattcggagataagcggattttaaaaatttgacaTTTCACGGAGTTTTGTATGCAGAATGCAAGTTATAAAttgcaaattaaaacaattcgtcacatttatttatcatttatttacattGTTTACAGCAGCATTGTACTGTCATTCTTATAATGAAAGCATAAATATCAATTTTGAATGGGCTTCCAAACatagaaataaatattcaatccCTGAACATTAATCCATACAAACGATGTTTTAGAAGAAACTACGCGGATATTCGATATACGCGGATTTCTCTAGAACGAATTTTCCGTGTATCTCGGGTATCGACTGTACGTATAATTTAGTGCGTAACGGTGTAAACTGACAAATATTATTAGAAACAATTAATCCCGGGCATACTCAATTCGAAGTTAAGTCAAATAGAAAGTTAAAACATGTCGTGTACAAAACATCTAATCTATTTTACGAATTGACGAGTACTattagtaatttattttaggAAGTAACAAATGGCACGCGACATCACTGATCTAGTCTGTATCAAGACGATGTACTGCGCTTTAGTGCGGTCAGTGCTGGAATACGCTCCGGTAGTATGGTGGCCTTCAGCTGCTCGCCCTCTGTCTAGAGTCGTTCCAGCGCAAATTTACACTGTTTGCTTTGAGGTTCTGGAGAGTGCCAGCGGACTACGAGGAACGCTGTAGGCTGCTCAACCTCGAGTTACTTTAGCAACGCAACTGCAACGGCCACAGCGCTTCTATCTAAGCTCAACTTACATCCCGCCGAGATCGCTCCGGGCTAGATCGCTACTCGTTATTGAGGAACGGCGCACTCGCTTTGGCTCCTCTGATACGTTTATTCATTTAAATTGCCGTGCCGTGTAAGTGTCGTGAGTTTAATGTCTTTTATAATCGTCATCAACCTGACATGTCGCGCACCACGCTTTTAGACTCTATTTGTGCTGTGCGACCGTCTACCTAGTAAACTGACTAAAAACTGAACGTGAcaaaattgataaattttgtGTATGTAATATTGCTTCGCTTCAAGTGAGCCACACACGGTctgttgaattttaattaataaataacaaataagtaatttagatttttaaaaaaacttaCTATGTACTATACTTTAGCAGTTGGCAAAAATTAATAAGCTGTTTTGATTAGGAGAAAATTGGAGTGACTCAATTTACTTTTTATAAAATCGAACCTAACAAGCTAATTTTAATGAGTGTTGATTCTGCTCCTTCACATTGCGCTGGCGTAACGCTACATCGCATTTTTTTATCATGTATCGTATTATATACCGATTGCCGGccaattacattacatttatCCCTACTTTCATAAAGATGATCCAATATCCGTACAAATAATTACAGTATGATTATAAAGAAACGTAACTTTTGCGTTCTTACTATAGTTATTTGGGCCGAGTTTCTTGTTCATTCACATAGCGAACGTAGAGAGTCGGTTGTGGAGGTGGCTGCGGAGGGTTTTCTGCTTCATCCATATATGAACACGCAATTGCCAATGTACTGCCATCATCACTAAAGCACAAGCTTGAAATAGAACTATCATATAGATGAAACTGGCACAATCGTTTCTTGTTGAATCCATCCCATATATTAACATAACCGTCTGACCCACCAGTGGCAAATGTGTTATAAATACTGTGGAAGCTGATGGCATTCACCGGATAGATAAGTTCTACATCGTTTTCCTTCGCACGGTGACACTTGAAAGCaaacttcttcttctgcaCCTCAGGATTAGGATCAAAGTATTCCACTGCAACTCTTCCTTCGATAGAGCTCATCACATAACCCTCCTTGTTCGGGAAACACCGAACTGCACGAGTCTGGTACTTCAGTGATGACTCGCGTCGCTCAATATAGTTATCCATCTTTCGTAAATCCCATATCAGCACCTTGCGCTCCGAAGTAGCTACCACAAGCTTCTCATCGATGCTGCTCATCGAATAAACCTTACCATTACTTTGTTCGTACGTGCCAATGCATTCTTTTTCACGCACATCCCAAAGCTTTACCGTTCGATCCCAGCTGCCGGTAAGGATAGCATTAAGTTTTGCCGAATATTCCACGCATTTTACTCCAGCATTGTGACTACCCAGTGTAGTTTCAACGTTCGCGTTAAGGTCATACAATTTCACAACATTATCCAAGTTGCCACTGATTGTTTTAGTAGAATTCTGAAATATTATCGAGGTGTAAATACGGGCAATGCTGGTACGCAAAATCAGCAGGGATGTACTTACCAGAAAAGCACAGTCAAGTACCGGCGAAGAATGAACGAACTTTTGCCGTAAGGTATTAGTAGCAACGTCATAAAGACGTAGTGTTGTGTCCCACGAAGAAACTAGCAgaaacttatttatttttggtgagaacTTTACAGCAGATATTACATCTACTGGAGTattttgtatttgtgtttCTGGTTTACGAGCCATTTCAATCTTTTTTCTAGTGGTCTTTGCTCATCAGTTTACCTTTCTCCGTTTCACTTAAATTACCGCCATCGTTACATGCTATTCGTAGTGGTTTATCAATGTTTAGCTATTAAACAATAATGAAGCCAACGAATTACAGTTTTCTTTTGCCGCAAACAGTCCCTGCAATTGTTTTGGCGTTGTTTCTTCTTCCAATATTGTGCAATACTGATATTCGCATGTATAAGTTTTTATGTAAACAGCATTTACGGTCAtgtcaaacaaacgaaacgcacAGGCAATGCAGTTTCTGGCAAACCCAGCCAGACTGCGCGTTGTTAATTTCCCAGTCAGACAGCGCGCTCTTAATTTACccattcgagcagtttgctTAGTCAGGCAGTATTATTCGATCGTGTGTTGTGGAGGCAGTGTTATGGCGTTCcaaaatgtataaaaacaGTGTTTCTTTTGCTATTCATgcgtttg
This window of the Anopheles moucheti chromosome X, idAnoMoucSN_F20_07, whole genome shotgun sequence genome carries:
- the LOC128306852 gene encoding mitotic checkpoint protein BUB3, which translates into the protein MARKPETQIQNTPVDVISAVKFSPKINKFLLVSSWDTTLRLYDVATNTLRQKFVHSSPVLDCAFLNSTKTISGNLDNVVKLYDLNANVETTLGSHNAGVKCVEYSAKLNAILTGSWDRTVKLWDVREKECIGTYEQSNGKVYSMSSIDEKLVVATSERKVLIWDLRKMDNYIERRESSLKYQTRAVRCFPNKEGYVMSSIEGRVAVEYFDPNPEVQKKKFAFKCHRAKENDVELIYPVNAISFHSIYNTFATGGSDGYVNIWDGFNKKRLCQFHLYDSSISSLCFSDDGSTLAIACSYMDEAENPPQPPPQPTLYVRYVNEQETRPK